One stretch of Methyloversatilis sp. RAC08 DNA includes these proteins:
- a CDS encoding LuxR family transcriptional regulator has translation MPDSTAADQAADLCPLGLVLTSQRRIEWCNDRFAASFGYPRSALIGQSMAVLYPTTTEFERVGERGWQALFESGTYEDERLMRLRDGGLRWFRVLGNALDRSDPYRRASWLFEPLRVSGTVDTLSLRQREVLSAMTRGLTSKECARELGISPRTVEKIRAQLMQRYDVHNAAALMSRISGMPG, from the coding sequence ATGCCCGATTCCACCGCCGCCGACCAGGCGGCCGACCTCTGTCCGCTGGGGCTGGTGCTGACCTCGCAGCGCCGCATCGAGTGGTGCAACGACCGCTTCGCTGCCAGTTTCGGCTATCCGCGCTCGGCGCTGATCGGCCAGAGCATGGCCGTGCTGTATCCGACGACCACCGAGTTCGAACGCGTCGGCGAGCGCGGCTGGCAGGCGCTGTTCGAATCGGGAACGTACGAGGACGAGCGGCTGATGCGGCTGCGCGACGGCGGGCTGCGCTGGTTCCGCGTGCTCGGCAATGCGCTCGACCGCAGCGACCCGTACCGGCGCGCCAGCTGGCTGTTCGAACCGCTGCGCGTCAGCGGCACCGTGGATACGCTGAGCCTGCGCCAGCGCGAAGTGCTGTCGGCGATGACACGCGGTCTGACATCGAAGGAATGCGCGCGCGAACTGGGCATCAGTCCGCGCACCGTGGAAAAGATCCGCGCCCAGCTGATGCAGCGCTACGACGTGCATAACGCCGCCGCGCTGATGAGCCGCATCAGCGGCATGCCGGGCTGA
- a CDS encoding thiolase domain-containing protein — MIDLTGFAHTPFARRPDADVETLMAEVAAEAIADAGLEPTDIDAVVVGHFGVGMVKQGFVAGLSANLLPGLRMTPAVRVENACASGSAAVHQGALAIRAGTARRVLVIGVEVMSQLSTRDVGNALLRASYFKDEAETPAGFAGMFGVIADRYAERFGDPRDAMARIASKNHDNAAHNPLAQYRNPLSIEFCATESEKNPRVVGRLLRTDCSPISDGAAAIVLCDSDAHDGNRPFVRLRATAQANDIMPTSQRDMSELAGARVAWQRLLDSAKLTLDDLDSVEVHDCFTIAELMMYEAIGLTPPGGGHRALEEGWVHAGGKLPVNLSGGLKTKGHPIGATGVSMHVISAWMLLGRFRADVLPDARFAGILNMGGASVANYGSILERVQ, encoded by the coding sequence ATGATCGATCTGACCGGTTTCGCCCACACGCCCTTCGCCCGGCGCCCCGACGCAGATGTCGAAACCCTGATGGCGGAAGTCGCCGCCGAGGCGATTGCCGATGCCGGCCTCGAACCGACCGACATCGACGCCGTGGTGGTCGGCCACTTCGGCGTCGGCATGGTGAAGCAGGGCTTCGTGGCCGGACTGTCGGCCAACCTGCTGCCCGGTCTGCGCATGACGCCTGCGGTGCGGGTCGAGAACGCCTGCGCCAGCGGCAGCGCCGCAGTGCATCAGGGCGCGCTCGCCATCCGCGCCGGCACCGCCCGGCGCGTGCTGGTGATCGGTGTCGAGGTGATGTCGCAGCTGTCCACCCGCGACGTCGGCAACGCGCTGCTGCGCGCGTCCTACTTCAAGGACGAAGCCGAAACGCCAGCCGGTTTTGCCGGCATGTTCGGCGTCATCGCCGACCGCTACGCCGAGCGCTTCGGCGACCCGCGCGACGCGATGGCGCGCATCGCGTCGAAGAACCACGACAACGCGGCGCACAACCCGCTGGCGCAGTACCGCAATCCGCTCAGCATCGAATTCTGCGCGACCGAATCGGAAAAGAATCCACGCGTCGTCGGCCGCCTGCTGCGCACCGACTGTTCGCCGATTTCCGATGGCGCCGCCGCCATCGTGCTGTGCGACAGCGACGCGCATGATGGCAACCGGCCTTTCGTGCGGCTGCGCGCCACGGCGCAGGCCAACGACATCATGCCGACGTCGCAGCGCGACATGAGCGAACTGGCCGGCGCGCGCGTCGCCTGGCAGCGTCTGCTCGATTCGGCAAAACTCACGCTGGATGACCTCGACAGCGTCGAGGTGCACGACTGCTTCACCATCGCCGAACTGATGATGTACGAAGCCATCGGCCTGACGCCTCCCGGCGGCGGCCACCGCGCGCTGGAAGAGGGCTGGGTGCATGCCGGCGGCAAGCTGCCGGTCAATCTGTCCGGCGGCCTCAAGACCAAGGGTCACCCGATCGGCGCCACCGGCGTATCGATGCATGTCATCAGCGCCTGGATGCTGCTCGGCCGCTTCCGCGCCGACGTGTTGCCCGACGCGCGCTTCGCCGGCATCCTGAACATGGGTGGCGCCAGCGTGGCCAACTACGGTTCCATTCTCGAACGCGTGCAGTAA
- a CDS encoding type II secretion system F family protein gives MLFRIRALDVTNRITQLQIEASDEMSARAQVQADGLTVLSAARARTLSFTRQRFPVLLFCQELLALLRAGLSLVEGLEVMADKEGRTLSRTVLTALIDALRQGKTLSMAMAAQTSVFPDLLVAMIRASERTSDLDQALERYVAYSEQLESVRGKLVAAATYPVILLVVGLLVVMFLLAFVVPQFSKVYEDISTELPLASQWLLAWGHFVKANSGALGIAVVAIVVGLGWTLRQPAFRQGFMAQLERLPGIGDRMRIFRLARFFRTVGMLLRGGIPVVQSLELVRELLPLPMQQSLSRALLSIREGRSASDAFTEVGLSTAVASRMLRVGERAGNLGDMMERIAAFHDEEMTRWLDRATRLFGPLLMLGIGLAIGGVVVLMYMPIFQLAESLQ, from the coding sequence ATGCTTTTCCGCATCCGGGCCCTCGACGTCACCAATCGCATCACCCAGCTTCAGATCGAGGCGTCGGACGAAATGTCCGCCCGCGCCCAGGTTCAGGCCGACGGCCTGACCGTTCTGTCGGCTGCGCGTGCGCGCACGCTCAGCTTCACGCGCCAGCGTTTTCCGGTGCTGCTGTTCTGCCAGGAACTGCTGGCGCTGCTGCGCGCCGGCCTGTCGCTGGTCGAAGGGCTGGAAGTGATGGCCGACAAGGAAGGGCGCACGCTGTCGCGCACCGTGCTCACGGCACTGATCGACGCGCTGCGCCAGGGCAAGACGCTGTCGATGGCGATGGCGGCGCAGACCTCGGTGTTTCCCGACCTGCTGGTGGCGATGATCCGCGCCTCGGAACGCACCAGCGACCTCGATCAGGCACTTGAACGCTACGTCGCCTACAGCGAACAGCTGGAAAGCGTGCGCGGCAAGCTGGTCGCAGCGGCGACCTACCCGGTCATCCTGCTGGTGGTCGGTCTGCTGGTGGTGATGTTCCTGCTGGCTTTCGTCGTGCCGCAGTTTTCCAAGGTGTATGAAGACATTTCGACCGAACTGCCGCTGGCGTCTCAGTGGCTGCTCGCCTGGGGTCATTTCGTGAAGGCGAATTCCGGCGCGCTCGGCATCGCGGTGGTCGCCATCGTCGTCGGCCTCGGCTGGACGCTGCGCCAGCCGGCATTCCGGCAGGGCTTCATGGCGCAGCTCGAACGCCTGCCCGGCATCGGCGACCGCATGCGGATTTTCCGGCTGGCGCGCTTCTTCCGCACCGTCGGCATGCTGCTGCGCGGCGGCATTCCGGTCGTGCAGTCGCTCGAACTGGTGCGCGAGCTGCTGCCGCTGCCGATGCAGCAGAGCCTGTCGCGCGCGCTGCTGTCGATCCGCGAAGGCCGTTCGGCGTCCGACGCCTTCACCGAGGTCGGCCTGAGCACCGCCGTGGCGTCACGCATGCTGCGCGTCGGCGAACGGGCCGGCAATCTGGGCGACATGATGGAACGCATCGCTGCCTTCCACGACGAGGAAATGACGCGCTGGCTCGACCGCGCCACCCGTCTGTTCGGTCCGCTGCTGATGCTGGGCATCGGTCTGGCGATCGGCGGCGTCGTGGTGCTGATGTACATGCCCATCTTCCAGCTCGCGGAAAGCCTGCAATGA
- a CDS encoding GspE/PulE family protein produces MNAPLPAGAPQGVPADLIARARLRAGRGSIMQALIDLSGDTPDAMCARVAAQLGLPAMNSAALNALTPSLERIRFSEALARAVLVAVDASGHLIAVVADPYDGALQDWLAATLPASFELRVATRDDITAALARYEDSQRASTGLLDDSDRVSASSAEILSLARIADDASPVVRVVNSTLYDALKQAASDIHLESVPAGMQVKYRIDGVMVRIGQIAGADTAEQVVSRIKVLAELDIAERRVPQDGRFKVAYAGRDIDLRVSIMPSVHGEDAVLRVLDKDHLTQELQALSLESLGFDDIARAAMRKLAAEPYGMLLVTGPTGSGKTTSLYATIGEINHGLDKIITIEDPVEYQLPGVLQIPVNEKKGLTFARGLRSVLRHDPDKIMVGEIRDGETAEIAVQAALTGHLVLTTVHANNVFDVIGRFLHMGVDPYNLVSALNGIVAQRLLRLNCRHCSVAQQPDAALLAESGLADAVGYDYRAGTGCGHCRGTGYKGRRAIAELLVLDDELRELIVTRAPMRQLKEAARARGTRTLREAGLVLVASGETSLTELNRVTFVV; encoded by the coding sequence ATGAACGCCCCCCTGCCTGCCGGTGCGCCGCAGGGCGTGCCCGCCGACCTGATCGCCCGTGCCCGGCTGCGCGCCGGACGCGGCTCGATCATGCAGGCGCTGATCGACCTGTCGGGCGATACGCCGGACGCCATGTGCGCCCGCGTGGCGGCCCAGCTCGGCCTGCCGGCGATGAACAGCGCCGCGCTCAACGCGCTCACGCCATCGCTCGAACGCATCCGCTTTTCCGAGGCACTGGCGCGCGCCGTGCTGGTGGCCGTCGACGCATCCGGCCACCTGATCGCCGTGGTGGCCGACCCCTACGACGGCGCGCTGCAGGACTGGCTGGCCGCCACACTGCCCGCCAGTTTCGAGTTGCGGGTCGCCACGCGCGACGACATCACCGCCGCGCTGGCGCGCTACGAAGACAGCCAGCGCGCGTCCACCGGCCTGCTCGACGACAGCGACCGGGTCAGCGCCAGTTCGGCCGAAATTCTGTCGCTGGCGCGCATCGCCGACGACGCCAGCCCGGTCGTGCGGGTGGTCAATTCCACGCTGTACGACGCGCTCAAGCAGGCGGCCTCCGACATCCACCTCGAATCGGTGCCGGCCGGCATGCAGGTGAAGTACCGCATCGACGGCGTGATGGTGCGGATCGGCCAGATCGCCGGCGCCGACACCGCCGAGCAGGTGGTGTCGCGCATCAAGGTGCTGGCCGAACTCGACATCGCCGAGCGGCGCGTGCCGCAGGACGGACGCTTCAAGGTGGCCTATGCCGGTCGCGACATCGACCTGCGTGTATCTATCATGCCCAGCGTGCATGGCGAAGACGCGGTGCTGCGCGTGCTCGACAAGGACCACCTGACGCAGGAACTGCAGGCGCTGTCGCTGGAAAGCCTGGGCTTCGACGACATCGCGCGCGCCGCCATGCGCAAGCTGGCGGCCGAACCCTACGGCATGCTGCTGGTGACCGGCCCGACCGGCTCCGGCAAGACGACCTCGCTGTACGCGACCATCGGCGAAATCAACCACGGTCTCGACAAGATCATCACGATCGAAGATCCGGTCGAGTACCAGCTGCCCGGCGTGCTGCAGATTCCGGTCAACGAAAAGAAGGGCCTCACCTTCGCGCGTGGCCTGCGCTCGGTGCTGCGGCACGACCCGGACAAGATCATGGTGGGCGAAATCCGCGACGGCGAAACCGCCGAGATCGCGGTGCAGGCCGCGCTGACCGGTCACCTGGTGCTGACCACGGTGCACGCCAACAATGTGTTCGACGTGATCGGCCGCTTCCTGCACATGGGCGTCGATCCGTACAACCTGGTGTCGGCGCTCAATGGCATCGTCGCGCAGCGCCTGCTGCGCCTGAACTGCCGCCACTGTTCGGTCGCCCAGCAGCCCGATGCCGCGCTGCTCGCCGAATCCGGTCTGGCCGACGCGGTCGGCTACGACTATCGCGCCGGCACCGGCTGCGGCCATTGCCGCGGCACCGGCTACAAGGGCCGGCGCGCCATTGCGGAGTTGCTGGTGCTCGACGACGAACTGCGCGAACTGATCGTGACGCGCGCGCCGATGCGGCAATTGAAAGAGGCCGCGCGGGCGCGCGGCACGCGCACGCTGCGCGAAGCGGGTCTGGTGCTGGTGGCCAGTGGTGAAACCAGTCTGACGGAATTGAACCGTGTCACTTTTGTCGTCTAG
- a CDS encoding GGDEF domain-containing response regulator → MSDRNTNADVMPPVKVLVIDDSRMVRASIIKRIRDRFDFREEADGEAGWQTLLVDDSIQVVLSDLTMPKLDGYGLLERVRSSRVQRIADIPVIMISGDEDDAARERARELGATDFITKGIGTVELIARIESASRLNSTRRQLADSREALAAASPIDPDSGMASPQYMEIHGAQLLSAAVRQRGEVSVLIVGIDNFGDIVRSFGRHVTDLIMRKLAKVLATKVRREDTFSQIGEGQFAIITPDISLASAEQFANRMRTVIAATAMQYRGQTLRISLNIGVANSLSDNADSVSQMLGLAVARADMAQREGGNAVRSSGGEPQKFAWTAGIVSIERALLLIKSGASDEIDAQLPALIYRLLPLLELISVKYDCDIPLGCLRGYASEADTSIVDKK, encoded by the coding sequence ATGAGTGACCGCAATACGAATGCTGACGTGATGCCGCCGGTGAAGGTGCTGGTCATCGATGACTCACGCATGGTGCGTGCGTCCATCATCAAGCGCATCCGCGACCGCTTCGATTTCCGCGAAGAAGCCGATGGCGAAGCCGGCTGGCAGACGCTGCTGGTGGACGATTCGATCCAGGTCGTGCTGTCCGACCTGACGATGCCCAAGCTCGATGGCTACGGCCTGCTCGAACGCGTGCGCTCGTCGCGCGTCCAGCGCATCGCCGACATTCCGGTGATCATGATTTCCGGCGACGAAGACGACGCCGCCCGCGAGCGGGCGCGCGAGCTGGGTGCGACCGACTTCATCACCAAGGGCATCGGCACGGTCGAGCTTATTGCGCGCATCGAATCGGCAAGTCGCCTCAACAGCACGCGACGCCAGCTCGCCGACAGCCGCGAAGCACTGGCCGCCGCGTCGCCGATAGACCCCGATTCCGGCATGGCGAGCCCGCAGTACATGGAAATCCACGGCGCCCAGCTGCTGTCCGCAGCGGTTCGCCAGCGCGGCGAGGTCAGCGTGCTGATCGTCGGCATCGACAATTTCGGCGACATCGTGCGCAGCTTCGGCCGCCATGTAACCGACCTCATCATGCGCAAGCTGGCCAAGGTGCTGGCGACCAAGGTACGGCGGGAAGACACCTTTTCGCAGATCGGCGAAGGCCAGTTCGCCATCATCACGCCGGACATCAGTCTGGCCAGTGCCGAACAGTTCGCCAATCGCATGCGTACCGTGATTGCCGCGACCGCCATGCAGTACCGCGGCCAGACGCTGCGCATCAGCCTTAACATCGGCGTGGCGAACAGCCTGTCCGACAACGCCGACTCGGTGTCGCAGATGCTCGGGCTGGCGGTGGCGCGTGCCGACATGGCGCAGCGCGAGGGCGGCAACGCCGTGCGCAGCAGCGGCGGCGAGCCGCAGAAATTCGCGTGGACAGCCGGCATCGTGAGCATCGAGCGCGCGCTGCTGCTGATCAAGTCCGGGGCGTCCGACGAGATCGATGCCCAGCTGCCTGCGCTGATCTACCGGCTGTTGCCGCTGCTCGAATTGATTAGTGTCAAATACGATTGCGACATTCCGCTCGGCTGCTTGCGCGGGTACGCAAGCGAAGCTGATACTTCGATCGTTGATAAAAAATAA
- a CDS encoding propionate--CoA ligase, whose translation MSASTDFHARSISQRDTFWAEQARLIDWQEAPQQTCDFSRPPFAKWFVGGTTNLCHNAVDRHAATRPDAAALIFVSTETGIEKTYSFAELKREVERMAAMLLSLGVERGDRVLIYMPMIAEAAFAMLACARIGAIHSVVFGGFASGSLATRIDDAKPKVIVSAEAGMRGGKVVPYKHLLDEACSLAEFPPARVLMVNRGLDKECPVVVGRDVDYATLRTHHMNASVPCVWLESSEPSYILYTSGTTGKPKGVQRDTGGYAVALAASMQHIYCGHPGETMFTTSDIGWVVGHSYIIYGPLIAGMATLMYEGTPLRPDPGIWWSLVEKYKVSVMFSAPTAARVLKKQDPAYLKKHDISSLRHIFLAGEPLDEPTHEWLMSALDKPVIDNYWQTETGWPILCELPGVEQTPIQLGSPGHPVYGYDLRIFREDGTECGPNEKGIVGIVPPLPPGCLSTIWGDDERFVRTYFSLFKSPLVYSSFDWGIRDDAGYHKILGRTDDVINVAGHRLGTREIEEAIQAHAGVAEVAVVGVADNLKGQLPMAFAVVKDASRVATPEGRASMEKEVMQTVDNLLGAIARPGRVLFVNGLPKTRSGKMLRRSIQAIAEGRDPGDLTTLDDPTTLDQIRQSLG comes from the coding sequence ATGTCAGCAAGCACCGATTTTCACGCGCGTTCGATTTCCCAACGCGATACGTTCTGGGCCGAACAGGCCCGCCTGATCGACTGGCAGGAGGCCCCGCAGCAAACCTGCGACTTTTCCCGGCCACCCTTCGCCAAGTGGTTCGTCGGTGGCACCACCAATCTCTGTCACAACGCGGTCGACCGGCATGCCGCGACGCGACCGGATGCGGCGGCACTGATTTTCGTATCGACCGAAACCGGCATCGAAAAGACCTATTCGTTCGCCGAACTGAAGCGCGAAGTCGAGCGCATGGCGGCGATGCTGCTGTCGCTCGGCGTCGAGCGCGGCGACCGCGTGCTGATCTACATGCCGATGATTGCCGAAGCGGCCTTCGCCATGCTCGCCTGCGCACGCATCGGCGCCATCCACTCGGTGGTGTTCGGCGGCTTCGCATCCGGTTCGCTGGCCACCCGCATCGATGACGCCAAGCCGAAAGTCATCGTGTCGGCCGAAGCCGGCATGCGCGGCGGCAAGGTCGTGCCCTACAAGCACCTGCTCGACGAAGCCTGTTCGCTGGCCGAATTCCCGCCGGCGCGCGTGCTGATGGTGAACCGCGGGCTGGACAAGGAATGTCCCGTGGTGGTCGGACGCGACGTCGATTACGCGACGCTGCGCACCCACCACATGAATGCGAGCGTGCCGTGCGTGTGGCTCGAATCGAGCGAGCCGTCATACATCCTGTACACCTCCGGCACCACCGGCAAGCCCAAGGGCGTGCAGCGCGATACCGGCGGCTACGCGGTCGCGCTGGCGGCGTCGATGCAGCACATCTACTGCGGCCACCCCGGCGAAACGATGTTCACGACATCGGACATCGGCTGGGTGGTCGGTCATTCCTACATCATCTACGGCCCGCTGATCGCCGGCATGGCGACGCTGATGTACGAAGGCACGCCGCTGCGTCCCGACCCGGGCATCTGGTGGAGCCTGGTCGAAAAGTACAAGGTGTCGGTGATGTTCTCGGCACCGACCGCCGCCCGCGTGCTGAAGAAGCAGGATCCGGCCTACCTGAAGAAGCACGACATTTCATCGCTGCGCCACATCTTCCTGGCCGGCGAGCCGCTGGACGAGCCGACCCACGAGTGGCTGATGAGCGCGCTCGACAAGCCGGTCATCGACAACTACTGGCAGACCGAAACCGGCTGGCCCATCCTGTGCGAACTGCCGGGTGTCGAGCAGACGCCGATCCAGCTCGGTTCGCCCGGCCATCCTGTGTATGGCTACGACCTGCGCATCTTCCGCGAGGACGGTACCGAGTGCGGGCCGAACGAGAAGGGCATCGTCGGCATCGTGCCGCCGCTGCCGCCGGGCTGCCTGTCGACGATCTGGGGCGATGACGAGCGCTTCGTGCGCACCTACTTCTCGCTGTTCAAGTCGCCGCTGGTGTATTCGTCGTTCGACTGGGGCATCCGCGACGACGCCGGCTATCACAAGATCCTCGGCCGCACCGACGACGTGATCAACGTCGCCGGCCACCGTCTGGGTACGCGCGAAATCGAGGAAGCCATCCAGGCGCATGCCGGCGTGGCCGAAGTGGCCGTGGTCGGCGTGGCGGACAACCTGAAAGGCCAGTTGCCGATGGCGTTCGCCGTGGTCAAGGACGCCAGCCGGGTCGCGACGCCGGAAGGTCGCGCCTCGATGGAAAAGGAAGTGATGCAGACGGTCGACAACCTGCTCGGCGCCATCGCGCGCCCGGGCCGGGTGCTGTTCGTCAATGGCCTGCCGAAGACGCGCTCGGGCAAGATGCTGCGCCGCTCGATCCAGGCCATCGCCGAGGGGCGCGATCCGGGTGACCTGACCACGCTGGACGACCCGACCACGCTCGACCAGATCCGCCAGTCGCTCGGCTGA
- a CDS encoding lytic transglycosylase domain-containing protein: MNRPTKLMLSLCCLLCAAPAQADIYAREDGEGTLHLTDAPVGDGYELLLESHAAGAPASAVRAVTRPAAAAAHQQRIARVAGRTGVEAGLLNAVIAVESAYNPKALSPKGAAGLMQLMPDTARRYGVTDRFDPDQNLLGGALYLRDLMARFDNQLELALAAYNAGEGAVERHGRRIPPFAETLRYVPKVLDHYRSLR, translated from the coding sequence ATGAATCGACCCACCAAACTGATGCTGTCGCTGTGCTGCCTGCTGTGTGCCGCGCCGGCACAGGCGGACATTTACGCGCGCGAGGATGGTGAGGGCACGCTGCATCTGACCGACGCGCCGGTCGGCGACGGCTATGAACTGCTGCTGGAATCGCATGCGGCGGGCGCCCCGGCAAGCGCTGTCCGGGCCGTCACCCGGCCGGCTGCTGCTGCAGCGCACCAACAACGCATTGCGCGCGTGGCGGGCCGCACCGGCGTCGAAGCCGGTCTGCTCAATGCGGTGATTGCGGTCGAATCGGCCTACAACCCGAAGGCGCTGTCGCCCAAGGGTGCAGCCGGGTTGATGCAGCTGATGCCGGACACGGCGCGCCGCTACGGCGTGACCGACCGCTTCGATCCGGACCAGAACCTGCTCGGCGGCGCACTCTACCTGCGCGACCTGATGGCGCGCTTCGACAACCAGCTCGAACTGGCACTGGCTGCCTACAACGCCGGCGAAGGTGCAGTCGAGCGGCACGGGCGCCGGATACCGCCGTTCGCGGAAACCCTGCGCTACGTGCCGAAGGTACTCGACCACTACCGGTCGCTGCGCTGA
- a CDS encoding AMP-binding protein, with the protein MNIALWLQRTAQQYPDRPAIALGREVLWNYRGFAESAARFATWMRAQGLAPGDRVALFMYNTPDYLPLMWGAWWAGVAVVPINAKLHAKEAAFICSHSGSKIVFCGAEARDELEAVLRDGGNAVPVLSSFAFLRDASIAPSAIEPRGDTDPVWLFYTSGTTGRPKGVNLSLRQLRWTCMGYLSSVQALAPGDVALHPAPMSHGGGLFHLPYVMQAGINVVPESGGFDAQECFDLAAHWTEASFFAAPTMVRRLIDVVKKTGQRPTGLATICYGGGPMYLADLEEALELIGPHFAQIYGQGECPMMITVMPRALINDPTQPRYRERLASVGFAQSMVEVAVVDAQGKDVPTGETGEIRVRGEAVMNGYWDNPEATAASIVDGWLYTGDVGRLDEDGFLTLLDRSKDLIISGGSNIYPREVEEALLTHESVAEVAVIGRPDPEWGEVVIAFVVTRQPMTAAELDAHCLTEIARFKRPKHYRFVDELPKNNYGKVLKTALREMDAKS; encoded by the coding sequence ATGAACATCGCCCTGTGGCTGCAGCGTACCGCGCAGCAATACCCCGATCGCCCGGCCATCGCCCTCGGTCGCGAGGTGCTGTGGAATTACCGCGGATTCGCCGAAAGCGCGGCGCGCTTCGCAACCTGGATGCGCGCGCAGGGGCTGGCACCGGGCGACCGGGTGGCGCTGTTCATGTACAACACGCCCGACTACCTGCCGCTGATGTGGGGCGCCTGGTGGGCCGGCGTCGCGGTGGTGCCGATCAATGCCAAGCTGCACGCCAAGGAAGCCGCCTTCATCTGCAGCCACAGCGGGTCGAAGATCGTGTTCTGCGGCGCCGAGGCGCGCGACGAGCTCGAAGCCGTGCTGCGCGACGGCGGCAATGCGGTGCCGGTGCTGTCGTCATTCGCATTCCTACGCGATGCGTCGATCGCGCCGTCGGCCATCGAGCCGCGCGGCGACACTGATCCGGTGTGGCTGTTCTACACCAGCGGCACGACCGGCCGGCCCAAGGGCGTGAACCTGTCGCTGCGCCAGCTGCGCTGGACCTGCATGGGCTATCTGTCCAGCGTGCAGGCGCTGGCACCGGGCGACGTGGCGCTGCATCCGGCGCCGATGTCGCACGGCGGCGGCCTGTTCCACCTGCCGTACGTCATGCAGGCCGGCATCAACGTGGTGCCCGAATCCGGCGGCTTCGACGCCCAGGAATGCTTCGACCTCGCCGCACACTGGACCGAAGCGTCCTTCTTCGCCGCGCCGACCATGGTGCGCCGCCTGATCGACGTGGTGAAGAAGACCGGCCAGCGTCCGACCGGGCTGGCCACCATCTGCTACGGCGGCGGCCCGATGTATCTGGCCGACCTCGAAGAGGCGCTGGAACTGATCGGCCCGCATTTCGCGCAGATCTACGGCCAGGGCGAGTGTCCGATGATGATCACCGTGATGCCGCGCGCGCTGATCAACGACCCGACGCAGCCGCGCTACCGCGAGCGTCTGGCGTCGGTCGGCTTCGCGCAGTCCATGGTCGAAGTGGCGGTGGTCGATGCGCAGGGCAAGGACGTGCCGACCGGCGAAACCGGCGAAATCCGGGTACGCGGCGAAGCGGTGATGAATGGCTACTGGGACAACCCGGAAGCGACGGCCGCATCCATCGTCGACGGCTGGCTGTACACCGGCGACGTCGGCCGGCTCGACGAAGACGGCTTCCTGACGCTACTCGACCGCAGCAAGGACCTGATCATCAGCGGCGGCAGCAACATCTATCCGCGCGAAGTCGAAGAGGCGCTGCTGACCCACGAATCGGTCGCCGAAGTGGCGGTGATCGGCCGTCCCGACCCGGAATGGGGCGAAGTGGTGATTGCCTTCGTCGTCACGCGCCAGCCGATGACCGCGGCCGAACTGGATGCGCACTGCCTGACCGAAATCGCGCGCTTCAAGCGGCCCAAGCACTATCGCTTCGTCGATGAACTGCCGAAGAACAACTACGGCAAGGTGCTGAAGACGGCGCTGCGCGAGATGGATGCGAAGTCTTAG
- the gspG gene encoding type II secretion system major pseudopilin GspG, with the protein MMTRNEFPDRTVPGHLPAATRGAVVQRGFTLLELLVVMVIIGLLAGYVGPRYFSQIGKSEVKAARAQMDALEKSLDQYRLDNGRYPTTEEGLKALVERPATAPKWGGPYLKKAVPPDPWDRPYIYRAPGEHGEYDLSSLGKDGQPGGSDEAADITNW; encoded by the coding sequence ATGATGACACGTAACGAATTCCCGGACAGAACCGTTCCCGGCCACCTTCCAGCAGCCACGCGAGGCGCCGTTGTGCAGCGCGGCTTCACGCTGCTCGAACTGCTGGTCGTCATGGTCATCATCGGTCTGCTGGCCGGTTACGTCGGTCCGCGCTACTTCAGCCAGATCGGCAAATCCGAGGTGAAGGCGGCGCGCGCCCAGATGGACGCGCTGGAAAAGTCGCTCGACCAGTACAGACTGGATAACGGCCGCTACCCGACGACGGAAGAGGGCCTGAAGGCGCTGGTCGAACGCCCGGCCACCGCGCCCAAATGGGGCGGCCCCTATCTGAAGAAGGCGGTGCCGCCGGATCCGTGGGACCGCCCCTACATCTATCGCGCGCCGGGCGAACACGGCGAATACGATCTCAGCTCGCTGGGCAAGGACGGTCAACCAGGCGGCAGCGACGAAGCCGCCGACATCACGAACTGGTGA